In Nocardia sp. XZ_19_385, the sequence CCTCGATGTGGGGTGTCATCAACTACCCGTTCGCGAACTGCGTGATGACGCCGACCGTCGGACTGTTCTCCGTGCCGGATCTGCCGCCGCCGCCCGCGCCGGATGCGCCCGCGGAACCCGGCCCGAACACCGGTTCCGGCGATGCCATCCCGGCCCCGCAGGCCCCCGCCTCCATCAACGAGGACCTGCGCAAGCCCACCAGCTAGCTCAACTTCGCGAAGAACGCGCGGATATCGGCGGCATGCATCTCCGGAACTTCCATCGCCACGAAGTGGTTTCCGGTGTTGCCCTCCGGCCAGTGCACGATGTCGTTGTCCTGCTCGGCAAGTCGGCGCATCAGCGCTGAACCGCCGCCGTAGGTCCCGGTCGGCACCAGCTTCTGTCCGCTGGGCCATTCGAATCCGCCCGCTTTGCCCAGGCCTTCGTACATCGGCCAGGACGATGACGCCACGGTATTCGTGAACCAGTACAGGCTGATGTTCGTCAGCAGGTGATCGCGATCCATCACGTCCTCGGCTTTGTCGGCCAGCGGCGTGAACTCGTCGAATTTCCGCATGAGCCAAGCCAAGAGGCCCACCGGCGAATCGGTCCACGCCTGCGCGAACGTCTGCGGCGCCGCCTTCAGCACCTCATGGTGATTGACGCCGCCGGACATCCACTGCTGCATCATGTCCCACTCCGCGCGCTCGTCGGCGGACATGGTCGGGACATCCGCCTCGGTGGGCATGCCGATGCCGCCGTCGAGATGCACGCCCACCACCCTCTCCGGCGCCGCGATCGCCATTTCCGGTGCGACATAAGCACCTAGATCCCCGCCCTGCGTCCCGTAGCGCTCGTATCCGAGGCGGGCCATCAACTCCACCCACATCCGGGCCACCCGCTTGATCGTCATCCCTTCCTCCCGTGGGCCTTCCGAGAAAGCGAAACCCGGCACCGACGGAATCACCACGTGGAAGGCCTGCGCCGAATCCAGTCCGTGCGCACGCGGGTCCGCCAGCAGCCCAACGGTTTTCGTGAATTCCACGAACGTGTTCGGCCACCCGTGGGTCAGGAGCAACGGCAGCGCGTCCGGCTCCGGCGACCGCACATGCACGAAATGCACGTCCAGCCCTTCGATCTCGGTCACGAACTGCGGCAACTCGTTCAACGCCGCTTCCTGTGCGCGCCAATCGAACTCGGTCCGCCAGTACTCGGCCAGCTCCTTCAGGTACTCGACCGGCACCCCACGATCGGAGGGGTTACCCGGCAGCTGCGCCGCCCACCGGGTCCGAGCAAGCCGGTCGTGCAGGTCATCGAGGTCGGCCTGCGGAATGTCGATGCGGAAAGTTCTGATCGA encodes:
- a CDS encoding epoxide hydrolase family protein, with product MTSIRTFRIDIPQADLDDLHDRLARTRWAAQLPGNPSDRGVPVEYLKELAEYWRTEFDWRAQEAALNELPQFVTEIEGLDVHFVHVRSPEPDALPLLLTHGWPNTFVEFTKTVGLLADPRAHGLDSAQAFHVVIPSVPGFAFSEGPREEGMTIKRVARMWVELMARLGYERYGTQGGDLGAYVAPEMAIAAPERVVGVHLDGGIGMPTEADVPTMSADERAEWDMMQQWMSGGVNHHEVLKAAPQTFAQAWTDSPVGLLAWLMRKFDEFTPLADKAEDVMDRDHLLTNISLYWFTNTVASSSWPMYEGLGKAGGFEWPSGQKLVPTGTYGGGSALMRRLAEQDNDIVHWPEGNTGNHFVAMEVPEMHAADIRAFFAKLS